One Mycolicibacterium fortuitum subsp. fortuitum genomic window carries:
- a CDS encoding HNH endonuclease family protein codes for MAVILVMLAVLGLAHMREAHPIEEPAPPAAQSAGYDRARMLLAGLPVKGWDRHTDYARYRFGEAWSDDVNVEFGHNGCNTRDDILRRDLAQLTVRPGTCYAATGVLHDPYTGVEIAFTRGPDTSGTVQIDHLVSLSDAWYKGARTWDPQRRKDFANDPRNLIAVAAQPNFDKAFRDAAGWLPPNAVFRCEFVARQVEVKAAYGLWVSAKEKQAMTAVLDNC; via the coding sequence GTGGCGGTAATCCTGGTCATGCTGGCGGTGCTCGGGCTGGCCCACATGCGGGAGGCCCACCCCATCGAGGAACCGGCCCCGCCTGCGGCCCAGTCCGCCGGCTACGACCGGGCCCGCATGCTCCTGGCCGGGTTGCCGGTCAAAGGCTGGGACCGCCACACCGACTACGCCCGCTACCGCTTCGGCGAGGCCTGGAGCGACGACGTCAACGTCGAGTTCGGCCACAACGGCTGCAACACCCGCGACGACATCCTGCGCCGCGACCTGGCGCAACTGACCGTGCGTCCCGGCACGTGCTACGCCGCCACCGGCGTGCTGCACGATCCGTACACCGGCGTCGAGATTGCCTTCACCCGCGGGCCCGACACGTCCGGCACCGTGCAAATCGACCACCTCGTGTCCCTGTCGGACGCCTGGTACAAGGGCGCGCGGACCTGGGACCCGCAGCGCCGCAAAGACTTCGCCAACGATCCGCGCAATCTGATCGCGGTCGCCGCACAACCCAACTTCGACAAGGCGTTCCGCGACGCGGCAGGATGGCTGCCACCCAATGCGGTGTTCCGCTGTGAGTTCGTGGCCCGTCAGGTCGAGGTGAAAGCCGCCTATGGGCTGTGGGTCTCGGCCAAAGAGAAGCAGGCGATGACGGCGGTGCTCGACAACTGCTAG
- a CDS encoding 5-formyltetrahydrofolate cyclo-ligase, with protein sequence MVEGVTPPTKTELRTGVLRARRAVLTDRREREAQALCHWLPALVRPGQTVCAYVPVGSEPGSEAMLDNLLELGVRVLLPVARNDADGRALPMQWGIYVPGTLAAAEFGLREPAPPWLPAGSVADAEVVLVPALAVDRNGNRLGRGAGFYDRSLIYAAPHARLVAVVRDDELVDALPADPHDVRMTHALTPSGGIVTLRG encoded by the coding sequence ATGGTGGAGGGCGTGACCCCGCCGACCAAGACCGAGTTGCGAACCGGCGTTCTACGTGCAAGACGGGCCGTGCTGACGGACCGCCGGGAGCGCGAGGCGCAGGCACTTTGCCACTGGCTGCCCGCGCTTGTCCGCCCCGGGCAGACGGTGTGTGCCTACGTTCCGGTCGGCTCCGAACCCGGGTCGGAGGCCATGCTGGACAACCTGCTGGAACTCGGTGTGCGCGTACTACTTCCGGTTGCCCGCAACGACGCAGACGGGCGCGCACTGCCGATGCAGTGGGGCATCTACGTACCCGGCACGTTGGCGGCCGCCGAGTTCGGCCTGCGTGAGCCTGCGCCACCGTGGTTGCCCGCCGGATCGGTCGCCGATGCCGAGGTGGTCCTGGTGCCCGCCCTGGCCGTCGACCGCAACGGAAATCGGCTGGGCCGCGGCGCCGGCTTCTACGACCGCAGCCTGATCTATGCCGCTCCCCACGCGCGGCTGGTTGCGGTGGTGCGGGACGACGAGTTGGTCGATGCGCTGCCCGCCGATCCACACGATGTCCGGATGACGCACGCGCTGACGCCGTCGGGCGGAATCGTCACGTTGCGGGGCTGA
- a CDS encoding UTP--glucose-1-phosphate uridylyltransferase, whose product MSTSPKAPEVPIPYTAVVPAAGLGTRFLPATKTVPKELLPVVDTPGIELVAAEAAEAGAERLIIITSEGKDGVVAHFVEDLVLEGTLEARGKKTMLEKVRRAPELIKVESVVQAEPLGLGHAIGCVESALSPDEDAIAVLLPDDLVLPTGVLETMSKVRAKRGGTVLCAIEVPEDKISAYGVFDVETVPDAANPNVLRVKGMVEKPKAEDAPSPYAAAGRYLLDRAIFDALRRVSRGVGGEIQLTDAIALLIEEGHPVHVVVHRGARHDLGNPGGYLKAAVDFALERDDYGPELRRWLVERLGLSGQEG is encoded by the coding sequence ATGAGCACCTCTCCCAAGGCGCCTGAAGTGCCGATTCCCTACACCGCCGTGGTCCCCGCGGCCGGTCTGGGTACGCGCTTCCTGCCGGCGACCAAGACGGTCCCCAAGGAACTGCTGCCCGTGGTCGACACCCCCGGTATCGAGCTGGTCGCGGCCGAGGCGGCCGAGGCGGGCGCCGAGCGGCTGATCATCATCACCTCCGAGGGCAAAGACGGCGTCGTCGCGCACTTCGTCGAGGACCTCGTGCTTGAGGGCACGCTCGAGGCCCGCGGCAAGAAGACCATGCTGGAAAAGGTGCGCCGCGCACCCGAGCTGATCAAGGTCGAATCCGTGGTGCAGGCCGAGCCTCTCGGCCTCGGGCATGCCATCGGCTGCGTCGAGAGCGCGCTGTCGCCCGACGAGGACGCGATCGCAGTGCTGCTGCCCGACGATCTGGTCCTGCCTACGGGCGTGCTGGAGACCATGTCGAAGGTGCGTGCCAAGCGCGGGGGCACCGTGCTGTGCGCCATCGAGGTGCCCGAAGACAAGATCAGCGCCTACGGCGTGTTCGACGTCGAGACCGTGCCCGACGCGGCCAATCCGAACGTGCTGCGGGTCAAGGGCATGGTGGAAAAACCCAAGGCCGAGGACGCGCCGTCCCCGTACGCCGCGGCCGGCCGCTACTTGCTGGACCGGGCGATCTTCGATGCGCTACGTCGTGTTTCGCGCGGGGTGGGCGGAGAGATCCAGCTGACCGACGCCATCGCGCTGCTGATCGAAGAGGGCCATCCGGTGCATGTGGTCGTGCACCGCGGGGCCCGACACGACCTGGGAAATCCCGGCGGGTACCTGAAGGCTGCGGTTGACTTTGCATTGGAACGTGACGACTACGGCCCCGAGTTGCGGCGGTGGCTGGTCGAACGGTTGGGTCTGTCCGGACAGGAGGGCTAG
- the glp gene encoding molybdotransferase-like divisome protein Glp, whose translation MRSVEEQQARVAAAAVAPRPVRVAIAESQGLMCAEEVVTERPMPGFDQAAIDGYAVRSVDVLSVGDGAGEISLPVMGSIEAGARTPSRLQPRQAARVQTGAPMPTLADAVLPLRWTDGGENRVRILRSVRSGAYVRRTGDDVQPGDVAVRAGTIIGPAQVGLLAAVGRDRVLVHPRPRLSVMCVGGELVDVSRTPGTGQVYDVNSYALAAAGRDAGAEVNRVGIISTDPRELRETVEGQVNRNEIVVIAGAVGGAAAESVRTVLSELGEMEVSRIAMHPGSVQGFGQLGRDRVPVFLLPANPVSALVVFEVMVRPLIRLSLGKRQPMRRVVQARTLAPISSVAGRTGYLRGQLMRDQDTGEYLVQALGGAPGASTHLLATLAEANCLVVIPSEVDDVRTGETVDVAFLAQRG comes from the coding sequence GTGCGTTCGGTCGAGGAACAGCAGGCTCGGGTAGCGGCTGCCGCGGTGGCGCCCCGACCGGTGCGAGTGGCCATCGCCGAGTCACAGGGTCTGATGTGTGCCGAGGAGGTCGTGACCGAACGGCCCATGCCGGGATTCGATCAGGCCGCGATCGACGGCTACGCGGTGCGCAGTGTCGATGTGTTGTCCGTGGGCGACGGCGCGGGTGAGATCAGCCTGCCGGTGATGGGCTCGATCGAGGCGGGGGCTCGAACTCCGAGCCGGTTACAGCCCCGGCAAGCGGCCCGCGTGCAGACCGGAGCTCCGATGCCGACGTTGGCCGACGCGGTGCTGCCGTTGCGGTGGACCGATGGTGGCGAGAACCGGGTCCGGATCCTGCGCAGCGTGCGTTCGGGCGCCTACGTCCGGCGTACCGGAGACGACGTGCAACCCGGAGATGTCGCGGTCCGGGCCGGCACCATCATCGGTCCGGCCCAGGTGGGGCTGCTGGCTGCGGTCGGACGAGACCGCGTGCTGGTGCACCCGCGGCCGAGGCTGTCGGTGATGTGTGTGGGCGGCGAGCTCGTCGACGTCTCCCGCACACCCGGAACCGGCCAGGTCTACGACGTGAACTCCTACGCGCTGGCGGCCGCGGGCCGCGACGCGGGCGCGGAGGTCAACCGGGTCGGGATCATCAGCACCGATCCGCGGGAGCTACGCGAAACCGTTGAGGGCCAAGTCAATCGGAATGAGATCGTGGTGATCGCCGGGGCGGTGGGCGGGGCCGCGGCCGAGTCGGTGCGCACCGTGCTCTCCGAGCTCGGCGAGATGGAGGTGTCGCGCATCGCGATGCACCCCGGTTCGGTGCAGGGCTTCGGACAGCTCGGCCGCGACCGCGTCCCGGTGTTCCTGCTGCCCGCCAACCCCGTCAGCGCGCTCGTCGTGTTCGAGGTGATGGTCCGCCCGCTGATCCGGCTCTCGCTGGGCAAGCGTCAGCCCATGCGGCGCGTCGTACAGGCCCGCACGCTGGCACCGATCAGCTCGGTCGCCGGGCGCACGGGATATCTGCGCGGACAGTTGATGCGTGACCAGGACACCGGCGAGTACCTGGTGCAGGCGCTGGGCGGGGCGCCGGGGGCATCGACCCATTTGCTGGCCACGCTCGCCGAGGCGAACTGCCTCGTGGTGATTCCGAGCGAGGTCGACGACGTCCGCACCGGTGAAACCGTGGATGTGGCATTCCTGGCTCAGCGCGGCTGA
- a CDS encoding PucR family transcriptional regulator — protein MVDPVSADFSVRMQLIVDVLAQTLDRAVLFDDEELTPITHSRQLGELDDVRVHSVLQRETRAEVKAALFEFGIGSADSALWIPAFPQYNLMPRLCVPVRSASERFGYLWIIVPDGSLSEHGRQLAERAGADLRDVLDRRNAALRAEESAQQGLLMRLIAAEEPGQAAAVVAELQTRAMAEPHDVVQVFRFRPGAAAKVDPVDRSLALRLRLAAATDRTRRWYTLAGSPTTILAVAGSAAGSATTAETVAQGVRASYGARPPIGTSGAPLPITQAALGFRQSSLALTLAEIGAGSTQVADWSALGSWRTLALLGKAYGPDRLHDLVHPGIVGLIEQRRDDLLRTLETYLANGGDVRRTSEELFLHRSTLYYRLEKLTEAVGGDLNDGETRFELMLSLRLARLAGLYHPDSTDV, from the coding sequence GTGGTCGATCCGGTGAGCGCTGACTTCAGCGTGCGTATGCAGCTGATCGTCGACGTCCTGGCCCAAACCCTGGATCGGGCGGTGCTCTTCGACGACGAGGAGCTGACCCCGATCACGCACAGTCGTCAGCTCGGCGAACTCGACGACGTGCGGGTCCACAGCGTGCTGCAACGCGAAACCCGCGCCGAGGTCAAGGCGGCGCTGTTCGAATTCGGGATCGGCTCGGCGGACTCGGCGCTGTGGATCCCGGCTTTTCCGCAATACAACCTGATGCCGCGGCTCTGTGTGCCGGTGCGATCGGCATCCGAGCGGTTCGGCTATCTGTGGATCATCGTTCCCGACGGCTCGCTGTCCGAGCATGGCCGGCAGCTGGCCGAGCGGGCGGGTGCCGACCTGCGGGACGTCCTCGACCGCCGCAACGCGGCACTGCGCGCCGAAGAGTCGGCGCAGCAAGGCCTTCTGATGCGGCTGATCGCTGCCGAGGAGCCCGGTCAGGCCGCAGCGGTGGTCGCCGAACTGCAGACCAGGGCGATGGCCGAGCCGCATGACGTGGTCCAGGTTTTCCGGTTCCGGCCCGGCGCCGCAGCCAAGGTCGATCCGGTCGACCGGAGCCTGGCGCTGCGCCTCCGGCTGGCGGCGGCCACCGACCGGACGCGCCGGTGGTACACCCTGGCGGGATCGCCCACCACGATCCTCGCGGTGGCGGGTTCCGCCGCCGGGTCTGCGACAACCGCCGAGACCGTGGCCCAGGGGGTCCGGGCCAGCTACGGCGCACGACCTCCGATCGGCACCTCGGGCGCGCCGTTGCCGATAACGCAAGCAGCGCTTGGGTTTCGCCAGTCCAGCCTGGCCCTGACGCTGGCAGAGATCGGTGCGGGCAGCACCCAGGTCGCGGACTGGTCAGCACTCGGCTCATGGCGCACCCTGGCGTTGCTGGGCAAGGCATACGGGCCGGACCGGCTGCACGATCTGGTCCACCCCGGGATCGTCGGCCTGATCGAGCAGCGTCGCGACGACCTCCTCCGCACGCTGGAGACCTACCTGGCCAACGGTGGCGACGTGCGGCGCACTTCGGAGGAGCTGTTTCTGCACCGCTCCACGCTGTACTACCGGTTGGAGAAACTGACCGAGGCCGTCGGCGGCGATCTGAACGACGGTGAGACCCGGTTCGAGCTGATGTTGAGCCTGCGGCTGGCCCGGCTGGCCGGCCTGTACCACCCCGATTCGACAGATGTCTGA
- a CDS encoding amino acid permease produces MGEAPALKKALSQRQLTMIAIGGVIGAGLFVGSGVVIGATGPGSFITYALAGVLVIMVMRMLAEMAVANPSTGSFADYARNSLGNWAGFSVGWLYWYFWVIVVGFEAIAGAKIIQFWVDVPVWLTALLLLIAMTATNLFSVSSFGEFEYWFAGIKVAAILAFIGLGLLFVFGLWPDKDMDFSNLTSHGGFFPMGATAVTVGVVTVIFSMVGAEIATIAAAESADPERAVAKAANSVIMRIAIFFVGSAFLITTILPWDHFKKDAAGNVASPFVSVFTEMGIPYADHIMNAVVLTAVLSCLNSGMYTASRMLFVLAARREAPPQLVAVTRRGVPAPAILTSSVIGFLCVIAAAFWPDTIFAFLLNSSGAVILFVYLLICISQIVLRYRTSPDQLKVKMWLFPVLSMLTAAAIFGILIQMYVQGGENRKALTLSVASWVVVILLFLANRWFIGHRPEVAGVAPAGATHPHRVLVLANETVESNELLDELRRIGADRDAVYQVVVPASPIDTGVAATHGPLDISEATTRAAQRRLDQTLNTLRSEQLQADGELGDYRPLRALARAVEAFRPDQIVISTLPPEDSVWHRFDVVDRARADYQIPVTHVVSRARTQEHAS; encoded by the coding sequence ATGGGTGAAGCACCCGCTTTGAAGAAGGCACTCAGTCAGCGGCAGTTGACGATGATCGCCATCGGCGGCGTGATCGGCGCCGGCCTGTTCGTCGGATCCGGAGTAGTGATCGGCGCCACCGGGCCCGGCTCATTCATCACCTACGCGCTGGCCGGTGTCCTGGTCATCATGGTGATGCGGATGCTGGCCGAGATGGCGGTGGCCAATCCGTCGACCGGCTCGTTCGCCGATTACGCCCGCAACTCGCTGGGCAACTGGGCGGGATTCTCCGTCGGCTGGCTGTACTGGTACTTCTGGGTGATCGTCGTCGGCTTCGAAGCCATTGCGGGCGCGAAGATCATCCAGTTCTGGGTGGACGTGCCGGTCTGGTTGACCGCACTGCTCCTGTTGATCGCGATGACGGCCACCAACCTGTTCTCGGTGTCGTCCTTCGGTGAGTTCGAATACTGGTTCGCCGGCATCAAGGTCGCGGCGATCCTGGCGTTCATCGGCCTGGGCCTTCTGTTCGTCTTCGGACTCTGGCCCGACAAGGACATGGACTTCTCCAATCTGACCTCGCACGGCGGGTTCTTCCCGATGGGCGCTACCGCCGTCACCGTCGGCGTGGTGACGGTGATCTTCTCGATGGTCGGCGCGGAGATCGCCACCATCGCCGCCGCGGAGTCGGCGGATCCCGAGCGGGCCGTCGCCAAGGCCGCCAACTCGGTGATCATGCGTATCGCGATCTTCTTCGTGGGCTCGGCATTCCTGATCACGACGATCCTGCCGTGGGATCACTTCAAGAAGGACGCCGCGGGCAATGTCGCCTCGCCGTTCGTCTCGGTGTTCACCGAGATGGGCATCCCGTACGCCGACCACATCATGAATGCGGTGGTGCTCACCGCGGTGCTGAGCTGCCTGAACTCCGGGATGTACACCGCGTCGCGCATGCTGTTCGTGCTGGCCGCCCGTCGTGAGGCGCCGCCACAGTTGGTCGCGGTGACCCGGCGCGGCGTTCCGGCCCCGGCGATCCTGACCTCCTCGGTCATCGGCTTCCTCTGCGTCATCGCCGCAGCGTTCTGGCCGGACACCATCTTCGCGTTCCTGCTGAATTCCAGCGGCGCAGTGATCCTGTTCGTCTACCTGCTGATCTGCATCTCGCAGATCGTGCTGCGCTACCGCACCTCACCGGACCAGCTCAAGGTGAAGATGTGGCTGTTCCCGGTGCTCTCGATGCTCACGGCCGCGGCCATCTTCGGAATCTTGATCCAGATGTACGTGCAGGGCGGCGAGAACCGGAAGGCCCTGACGCTGAGCGTGGCGTCGTGGGTGGTGGTGATCCTGCTGTTCCTGGCCAACCGCTGGTTCATCGGGCACCGACCCGAGGTGGCGGGAGTGGCCCCGGCCGGGGCTACCCACCCGCACCGCGTGTTGGTGCTGGCCAACGAGACCGTCGAGTCCAATGAACTGCTCGACGAGTTGCGACGCATCGGCGCCGACCGCGATGCCGTCTACCAGGTGGTGGTGCCGGCCAGTCCCATCGACACCGGGGTGGCTGCCACCCACGGGCCGCTCGACATCTCCGAAGCCACCACCCGTGCCGCTCAGCGCCGCCTCGACCAGACGCTGAACACGCTGCGCTCCGAACAACTACAGGCTGACGGCGAGTTGGGCGACTATCGACCGCTGCGCGCCCTGGCCCGCGCCGTCGAGGCGTTCCGGCCCGACCAGATCGTGATTTCGACTCTGCCGCCGGAGGATTCGGTGTGGCATCGTTTCGACGTCGTCGACCGGGCCCGCGCCGACTACCAGATCCCGGTGACCCATGTGGTGTCGCGGGCTCGCACCCAGGAGCACGCGTCGTGA
- a CDS encoding FmdB family zinc ribbon protein — MPTYSYACTECGNRFDAVQAFSDDALTSCPKCSGKLRKLFGSVGVVFKGSGFYRTDNRESGKSSSNGSPAKSSESTSSDSTSSSSASSSSSSSSSSSAAPAAAASS, encoded by the coding sequence GTGCCTACCTATTCCTACGCGTGCACTGAGTGCGGCAATCGGTTCGACGCGGTGCAGGCCTTCAGCGACGATGCGTTGACCAGCTGCCCCAAGTGCTCCGGCAAGCTGCGCAAGCTCTTTGGCTCGGTGGGCGTGGTGTTCAAGGGCAGCGGTTTCTACCGCACCGACAACCGCGAATCGGGCAAGAGCTCGTCCAACGGCTCGCCCGCCAAGAGCTCGGAGAGCACGTCGTCGGACTCGACCTCGTCATCGAGCGCTTCGTCGTCGTCGAGTTCGTCGAGCAGCTCGAGCGCCGCCCCGGCCGCGGCTGCATCCAGCTAG
- a CDS encoding universal stress protein: MTILAAFSASRHSSAPLNLAIQIARTTGEQVIAAAVVERSWATRDDMVEGEYLAYVRGQATQALQRAVAVLPVDLDVTPMVHESTSTPTGLIELADAHRATMVCVGSSSSGMLGRVALGSVTERLVHTARVPVAFAPRGYAQNDGRITRLTAAYGGEADVNGLIPATAELAASWSAKLRIVSFTVRNTAAFAGTIETSAEELVVQQWSRRTIAEITKQLKAIRDRMAVPDVDVVVGAGHDWNAAVQSIGWDTGDMLVLGSGAAAPSAQVFLGSAAGKILRRSPVPVMIAPSYRRG, from the coding sequence GTGACCATCCTCGCTGCGTTCAGCGCGAGCCGGCACAGCAGTGCCCCACTGAACCTGGCAATCCAGATTGCGCGCACCACGGGCGAGCAGGTGATCGCCGCGGCCGTGGTGGAACGGTCGTGGGCCACCCGCGACGACATGGTCGAGGGCGAGTATCTGGCCTACGTTCGTGGGCAGGCCACCCAGGCGCTGCAGCGCGCGGTCGCCGTCCTGCCCGTCGACCTTGACGTCACGCCGATGGTGCATGAATCCACCTCGACCCCAACGGGTCTGATCGAGCTTGCCGACGCTCACCGGGCGACCATGGTGTGCGTCGGCTCGTCCTCGTCGGGCATGCTCGGCCGCGTCGCGCTGGGCAGTGTGACCGAACGTCTGGTGCACACCGCCCGCGTGCCGGTGGCTTTCGCGCCGCGTGGATATGCCCAGAACGACGGACGCATCACCCGGCTCACCGCGGCCTACGGCGGGGAGGCCGACGTCAACGGACTCATCCCGGCTACCGCCGAGTTGGCGGCGTCATGGTCGGCCAAGCTGCGCATCGTCTCGTTCACGGTCCGCAACACCGCGGCGTTCGCCGGAACCATCGAGACGTCGGCCGAGGAGTTGGTGGTGCAGCAGTGGTCACGACGAACCATCGCCGAGATCACCAAGCAGCTCAAGGCCATTCGTGACCGGATGGCCGTCCCCGACGTCGACGTGGTGGTAGGTGCCGGCCACGATTGGAACGCCGCGGTGCAGAGCATCGGCTGGGACACCGGAGACATGCTGGTGCTCGGCTCGGGTGCGGCCGCCCCGAGTGCCCAGGTGTTCCTCGGCTCGGCGGCCGGCAAGATCCTGCGCCGCTCGCCGGTGCCGGTGATGATCGCGCCGAGCTACCGGCGCGGCTAG